The Tenrec ecaudatus isolate mTenEca1 chromosome 6, mTenEca1.hap1, whole genome shotgun sequence genome has a window encoding:
- the CREBL2 gene encoding cAMP-responsive element-binding protein-like 2 codes for MDDSKVVGGKVKKPGKRGRKPAKIDLKAKLERSRQSARECRARKKLRYQYLEELVSSRERAICALREELEMYKQWCMAMDQGKIPSEIKALLTGEEQSKSQQNSSRHSKAGKTDTSDSAW; via the exons GTGGTTGGAGGCAAAGTAAAGAAGCCAGGTAAACGTGGTCGGAAGCCAGCCAAAATCGATCTGAAAGCAAAACTTGAGAGGAGCCGGCAGAGTGCAAGAGAATGCCGGGCCAGAAAAAAACTGAGGTATCAGTATTTGGAAGAATTGGTATCCAGTCGCGAAAGAGCTATCTGTGCtctcagagaggaactggaaatg TACAAGCAGTGGTGTATGGCAATGGACCAAGGAAAAATCCCTTCTGAAATAAAAGCCCTCCTCACTGGAGAAGAGCAGAGCAAATCTCAGCAGAACTCCAGCAGGCACAGCAAGGCTGGGAAGACGGACACCAGTGACAGTGCCT